In Oncorhynchus kisutch isolate 150728-3 linkage group LG7, Okis_V2, whole genome shotgun sequence, one DNA window encodes the following:
- the LOC109894570 gene encoding BSD domain-containing protein 1-like, which yields MAEGESCDGWWGGWLQQSFQAVKDKSSEAYEFIKRDLTEFSNVVQHDAACSIVATASAVRSKLAVEGSSDTTEKVKKSLSSFLGVITDTLAPPQDMTIDCDVITLVATPAGTTEVYDSTKARLYSLQADPATYCNEPDGSLEQFDAWLSSFSLEERKGEISDLLVNTPSIRALYTRMVPAAVAHSEFWQRYFYKVFQLDQEEARRVALKQRAEQTSHTEALGWEEEDEDDFLGATSSSRLDFTPPLDDPATQLSPLTPVTMATTPLSPIPSPSGERSSPLSLSSDSGSLPTQVEVRPARPQPAVVELSQKLSKASLEEKEPEGQQEEEKRVQLEAPAQPEPTEKATAERITVQAPATTVQAPATTIRPETEGPQDLRVFELNSDSGKSTPSNNGKKGSSTDVSEDWEKDFDLDMTEDEVQMVLSRVEATGELEEDWENWN from the exons ATGGCTGAAGG AGAAAGCTGTGACGGTTGGTGGGGAGGCTGGCTTCAACAAAGCTTCCAGGCCGTCAAAGATAAG TCATCAGAGGCATATGAATTTATAAAGCGTGACCTGACAGAGTTCTCCAACGTGGTGCAACATGACGCTGCGTGCTCCATCGTGGCCACAGCAAGCGCCGTTAGAAGCAAACTAGCG GTGGAGGGCTCCTCTGATACCACAGAGAAGGTGAAGAAGAGCCTATCCAGTTTCTTAGGAGTGATAACAGACACCCTCGCTCCTCCCCAGGACATGACCATCGACTGTGATGTCATCACGCTAGTGGCAACTCCAGCAGGCACCACAGAGGTGTATGACAGCACCAAG GCTCGTCTCTACAGTCTGCAGGCTGACCCTGCTACATACTGCAATGAGCCTGATG GTTCCCTAGAGCAGTTTGATGCGTGGCTCTCCAGCTTCAgcctggaggagaggaaaggagagatctCTGACCTCCTGGTCAACACTCCCTCTATCAGGGCCCTTTACACCAGAATG GTGCCAGCAGCTGTAGCCCATTCTGAATTCTGGCAGCGGTATTTCTACAAAGTCTTTCAGTTGGACCAG GAGGAGGCCAGGCGAGTGGCCTTGaagcagagagcagagcagacttCCCACACAGAGGCTCtgggctgggaggaggaggatgaag ATGACTTCCTTGGCGCCACGTCTTCATCTCGCCTGGACTTCACGCCCCCATTGGACGACCCTGCTACCCAGCTGTCCCCACTTACACCAGTCACAATGGCGACGACCCCACTCAGCCCCATCCCGTCTCCGAGCGGGGAgcgctcctctcccctctccctgagCAGCGACAGTGGCAGCCTGCCCACCCAGGTGGAGGTGAGACCAGCCAGGCCACAGCCTGCAGTCGTGGAGCTGTCCCAGAAACTCAGCAAGGCCAGCCTGGAGGAGAAAGAGCCAGAggggcagcaggaggaggagaagagggttcAGTTAGAGGCCCCAGCCCAGCCTGAGCCCACAGAGAAGGCTACAGCTGAGAGAATAACAGTCCAGGCCCCAGCTACCACAGTCCAGGCCCCAGCTACCaccatcagaccagagactgaGGGGCCCCAGGACCTGAGGGTGTTTGAGCTCAACTCTGACAGCGGGAAGTCTACACCTTCAAACAATGGCAAGAAAG GGTCCAGCACAGATGTCAGTGAGGACTGGGAGAAGGACTTTGACCTGGACATGACAGAAGACGAGGTCCAGATGGTGCTCTCTAGAGTTGAGGCTACAGGAGAG cTGGAGGAGGACTGGGAGAACTGGAACTGA
- the LOC109894571 gene encoding oligodendrocyte transcription factor 3-like has protein sequence MDSDAGSNSSRSSSPDLVVDDSMGSFFSNKMFQAYCREEGAARAAGQGRTDRCAGGGKSKTLKEGDVQDLRLKVNGRERKRMHDLNQAMDGLREVMPYAQGPSVRKLSKISTLMLARNYILMLSSSLEEMKKLVGDVYGGGGSQSRTSHRRINPPAPTAHLPLHPLAQSLHSLVGSTASALHHPSPLAAPAPHSPPSASYLGFHHAPVQSLLKDPLHLASSYRHFPGMPCPCSLCQPLPTNASTLHSFSMGK, from the coding sequence ATGGACTCTGATGCTGGCTCCAACTCCAGCCGCTCCTCATCTCCAGATCTGGTGGTGGATGACTCCATGGGCAGCTTCTTCTCCAACAAGATGTTCCAAGCCTACTGCCGGGAGGAGGGGGCAGCCAGGGCCGCTGGGCAGGGCAGGACTGACCGCTGTGCTGGGGGAGGCAAGAGCAAGACCCTCAAAGAGGGTGACGTGCAGGACCTGAGGCTGAAGGTGAacggcagggagaggaagaggatgcacGACCTGAACCAGGCCATGGACGGCCTGAGGGAGGTCATGCCCTATGCCCAGGGGCCCTCCGTCCGCAAGCTCTCCAAGATCTCCACCCTGATGTTGGCCCGTAACTACATCCTCATGCTGTCCAGCTCCCTGGAGGAGATGAAGAAGCTGGTGGGGGACGTGTATGGAGGTGGTGGTTCCCAGAGTCGCACTAGCCACCGCCGGATCAACCCTCCGGCCCCCACAGCTCACCTCCCCCTACACCCCCTGGCCCAGTCCCTGCACTCCCTGGTGGGTAGCACGGCCTCGGCTCTCCACCACCCTTCGCCTCTCGCGGCTCCAGCCCCACACTCACCACCCTCTGCAAGCTACCTGGGCTTCCACCATGCACCCGTACAGAGCCTGCTGAAAGACCCTCTCCACCTAGCCAGCTCCTACAGGCACTTTCCTGGTATGCCCTGTCCCTGCTCGCTCTGCCAGCCTCTACCAACCAACGCATCCACCCTGCATAGCTTTTCCATGGGCAAGTGA